The following are encoded in a window of Trichocoleus sp. genomic DNA:
- the sppA gene encoding signal peptide peptidase SppA, whose translation MRNFLKQALATVVGLFLFTTLSIAGLTTLIFALAFLSRDSAPQVEKGSLLTIDLSEPITDGRTESGDVITEAISGNSPTRSITLRAVLHALEQGATDDRIAGLYLHGNLGAAGLSSGYATLREVRQALQKFRDSGKPIFAYDTTGWSERDYYLTSIANTILLNPTGQLEMNGLSSETTFFTGALQKYGIGVQPIRAGKYKSAVEPFTRSSRSPESQQETQALLKDIWSEFLTTVAKSRNVTPSQLQTIADTKGILLPEQAQAAKLVDKLAYEDEVTAELKKVAGESDESDDSFRQISADDYAEIVDAREKQSGERIAVVYAEGSIVSGRGGGGSIGGDSLAGLLKNLRQDDDIKAVVLRVNSPGGSATASDLIAREVLLTKKEKPIVVSMGSYAASGGYQISANASRIFASPTTITGSIGVFGLLPNFQKIASTNGITWDTVKTGRLADIDTLSRPKNPQELTILQGSVNRIYDRFLSLVSTSRSIPKPRVAEIAQGRVWSGIEAKKIGLVDEMGGLEDAIQAAAKAANLGEKWQLEEYPKARSLEERLFSRFFSQYLPQTTIAIDPLTQELQQFREDWETLRSMNDPLGLYSRLPFNPRIK comes from the coding sequence ATGCGGAATTTTCTCAAACAGGCACTTGCCACCGTCGTTGGTCTTTTTCTATTTACCACGCTCAGCATCGCCGGGCTGACAACGCTAATTTTTGCGCTGGCGTTTTTATCGCGAGATTCCGCACCTCAGGTGGAGAAAGGTTCGCTGCTCACGATTGACCTATCTGAACCAATTACTGATGGTCGGACTGAGAGCGGTGATGTTATCACTGAAGCAATTTCTGGAAACTCCCCCACTCGATCGATCACCCTTCGAGCAGTACTCCATGCACTTGAGCAGGGTGCAACAGATGATCGGATTGCAGGGCTATATCTGCATGGCAATCTGGGCGCGGCTGGGCTTAGCTCGGGCTATGCTACTTTGCGAGAAGTTCGACAGGCACTTCAAAAGTTTCGGGATAGCGGCAAGCCGATTTTTGCTTATGACACTACGGGCTGGTCAGAACGAGATTATTATCTGACTTCGATCGCCAACACCATTCTGCTGAACCCCACAGGACAGCTAGAAATGAACGGCTTAAGCTCTGAAACAACCTTCTTTACTGGTGCACTGCAAAAATATGGAATTGGAGTGCAGCCAATTCGTGCCGGAAAATATAAATCTGCGGTTGAACCTTTCACACGCAGTAGCCGCAGCCCAGAAAGCCAGCAAGAAACACAAGCCCTCCTCAAAGACATTTGGAGCGAGTTTCTCACGACCGTTGCCAAAAGCCGCAATGTGACACCGTCGCAGCTTCAAACGATCGCCGATACCAAAGGGATTCTGCTTCCAGAACAAGCCCAAGCCGCCAAACTGGTCGATAAGCTTGCTTATGAAGATGAAGTGACCGCAGAACTCAAAAAGGTAGCAGGCGAATCAGACGAATCAGACGATTCATTCCGGCAAATCAGCGCCGATGATTATGCTGAAATTGTAGATGCGAGAGAAAAGCAATCGGGCGAACGAATTGCCGTAGTCTATGCAGAAGGTAGCATTGTCAGTGGTCGGGGTGGGGGCGGCTCAATCGGGGGCGATTCGCTGGCAGGGTTGCTTAAGAATTTGCGTCAGGATGACGACATTAAGGCAGTCGTGCTGCGGGTAAACAGTCCGGGGGGAAGCGCAACCGCTTCTGATCTCATTGCCCGAGAAGTGTTGCTGACCAAGAAGGAAAAGCCCATTGTCGTTTCGATGGGCAGCTATGCAGCATCCGGTGGATATCAGATTTCAGCCAATGCCAGTCGAATTTTTGCCTCCCCCACCACAATCACAGGTTCGATCGGCGTGTTTGGCTTGCTTCCCAACTTCCAAAAGATTGCCAGTACCAATGGCATTACCTGGGATACAGTCAAAACTGGACGGTTAGCAGATATTGACACCCTTTCTCGTCCCAAAAATCCGCAAGAATTGACAATCCTTCAGGGCAGCGTCAATCGCATTTACGATCGCTTTCTTTCACTCGTTTCAACCTCTCGATCGATTCCTAAGCCACGGGTCGCTGAAATTGCCCAGGGACGTGTTTGGTCTGGCATTGAAGCAAAAAAAATTGGGCTAGTCGATGAAATGGGCGGTTTAGAAGACGCAATTCAGGCTGCTGCAAAAGCTGCAAACTTAGGCGAAAAATGGCAACTTGAAGAATATCCCAAAGCCCGATCCTTAGAGGAGCGCCTGTTCTCCCGGTTCTTCAGTCAATACTTACCCCAGACCACAATTGCGATCGATCCTCTGACTCAAGAACTTCAACAGTTCCGCGAAGATTGGGAAACCCTGCGATCAATGAATGATCCACTGGGACTCTACAGCAGACTACCGTTTAATCCAAGGATTAAGTGA
- a CDS encoding DUF1825 family protein, producing MGFFDSEIVQQEARQLFEDYQSLMHIGSDYGKFDREGKKIFIEKMEEMMDRYRIFMKRFELSEDFMAQMTVEQLRTQLNQFGVTPQQMFDQMNVTLERMKAELEKMP from the coding sequence ATGGGATTCTTTGATTCTGAAATTGTTCAGCAGGAAGCCAGACAACTCTTTGAGGATTACCAGTCTCTGATGCACATAGGCTCAGACTATGGCAAGTTCGATCGAGAGGGTAAAAAAATCTTTATTGAGAAAATGGAAGAAATGATGGATCGCTATCGTATTTTTATGAAGCGGTTTGAACTTTCTGAAGATTTTATGGCACAAATGACGGTCGAACAATTGCGAACCCAACTCAACCAATTTGGGGTAACCCCTCAACAAATGTTTGACCAGATGAATGTGACTCTGGAACGGATGAAGGCAGAGCTTGAAAAAATGCCATAA
- a CDS encoding chlorophyll a/b-binding protein, whose translation MESQQSKFGFTQFAETWNGRLAMLGFVIGLATELLTGQGILSQLGLM comes from the coding sequence ATGGAAAGTCAACAGTCCAAGTTCGGTTTTACTCAATTCGCAGAAACCTGGAATGGTCGTTTGGCAATGCTGGGTTTCGTCATTGGTCTTGCAACCGAGCTTCTGACCGGTCAGGGAATTCTCTCTCAACTCGGTTTAATGTAA
- a CDS encoding cobalamin-binding protein encodes MPRIISLIPSATEIVDCLGLTASLVGRSHECDYPPQVQELPVCTEPKFNPEGSSQEIHDRVTDLLQSALSVYRVKTEVLEALQPTHILTQAQCEVCAVSLNDVEQAVAALTHNQTQIISLQPNRLTEIWADIELVASALGVSATEPLAQLQRRVKTCVERTQNLAASDRPGVACIEWVEPLMAAGNWIPELVEMAGGRSIFGSVGEHSPWLQWEALIAANPDVIILMPCGFNLERTWQESALLTQHPGWATLKAVQTEQVYITDGNQYFNRPGPRLVDSLEILAEILHPEQFPRIYEGTGWTNSSIVPNLSSL; translated from the coding sequence ATGCCCCGGATTATTTCTCTCATCCCCAGTGCCACCGAAATCGTTGATTGTTTGGGACTGACTGCTTCTCTAGTCGGTCGATCGCATGAATGTGACTACCCACCCCAAGTTCAAGAACTCCCCGTCTGTACGGAGCCAAAGTTTAACCCGGAAGGCAGCAGCCAGGAAATTCACGATCGGGTCACAGATTTGCTGCAATCAGCATTGAGCGTCTATCGGGTGAAAACAGAAGTGCTGGAAGCCTTGCAACCAACTCATATTTTGACGCAGGCGCAGTGTGAGGTTTGTGCGGTTAGCCTGAATGATGTAGAACAAGCAGTCGCCGCCCTGACCCACAACCAGACACAAATTATTTCGCTGCAGCCCAATCGATTAACAGAAATCTGGGCAGACATTGAGCTTGTTGCCAGTGCTCTAGGAGTCTCAGCCACAGAACCACTCGCGCAGCTTCAAAGGCGAGTCAAAACTTGTGTTGAACGAACTCAAAATTTGGCAGCAAGCGATCGTCCTGGCGTTGCCTGTATTGAGTGGGTTGAGCCACTGATGGCAGCCGGAAACTGGATTCCTGAACTCGTGGAAATGGCAGGCGGACGATCGATTTTTGGCAGCGTTGGTGAACATTCGCCCTGGCTGCAATGGGAAGCCTTAATCGCAGCAAATCCAGATGTCATCATACTTATGCCTTGTGGGTTTAACCTGGAGCGCACCTGGCAAGAATCTGCTTTGCTGACTCAGCATCCTGGTTGGGCAACGCTTAAAGCAGTACAAACTGAGCAAGTTTACATCACTGACGGCAATCAATATTTCAACCGTCCGGGTCCACGCTTGGTGGATTCCTTAGAGATCTTGGCGGAGATTCTGCATCCAGAGCAGTTTCCCAGAATCTACGAAGGAACAGGCTGGACAAATTCTTCGATCGTGCCTAATCTCTCTTCTCTCTAG
- a CDS encoding Npun_F5749 family FMN-dependent PPOX-type flavoprotein: MGSILFGALSFGFYRWMVFMALAPWRSKLTGVLHRNRSLVYARYLQLATVRLDGRPANRTLVFRDFWGETNQLKFITDDRSEKIDQIDQQPWAEACWYFPKTREQFRLLGSLKLVRADDPDPVLLEARRIQWQALSAAARIQFVWADPRQPRAEASAFDPPPPDAIEPTANFCLLLLDPSQVDHLELRGEPQTRTLYTRRSSPTEQSEWVIQNVNP; encoded by the coding sequence TTGGGTAGTATCTTATTTGGCGCGTTGTCGTTTGGCTTTTATCGATGGATGGTTTTTATGGCTCTGGCTCCCTGGCGATCGAAGCTAACAGGTGTATTACATCGGAATCGATCGTTAGTTTATGCTCGCTATTTGCAGTTAGCAACAGTGCGATTAGATGGGCGTCCGGCAAACCGAACTCTAGTCTTTCGAGACTTTTGGGGTGAAACGAATCAACTCAAATTTATTACAGACGATCGGAGCGAGAAGATTGACCAGATCGATCAACAGCCTTGGGCTGAAGCTTGCTGGTATTTTCCCAAAACGCGAGAACAGTTTCGCTTGTTGGGCAGTTTAAAACTGGTGCGCGCCGATGATCCTGATCCGGTGCTACTGGAAGCGAGAAGAATACAGTGGCAAGCGTTATCAGCCGCCGCCCGAATTCAGTTTGTTTGGGCAGACCCACGCCAGCCCAGAGCCGAAGCGAGTGCGTTTGACCCACCGCCACCAGATGCGATCGAACCGACTGCTAATTTTTGCCTGCTGTTGCTCGACCCAAGCCAGGTTGACCATCTGGAGCTTCGAGGAGAACCCCAAACCCGCACGCTTTATACACGTCGATCGAGTCCGACTGAACAATCAGAATGGGTCATTCAAAACGTTAATCCGTAG
- the cysE gene encoding serine O-acetyltransferase, with product MIKTLSADFRIIFDRDPAARNWLEVLFCYPGLQALMFYRFAHVLNQLKVPFIPRLISHIARFLTGIEIHPGAQIGHGVFIDHGMGVVIGETAIIGDYALIYQGVTLGGTGKESGKRHPTLGENVVVGAGAKVLGNIEIGNNVRIGAGSVVLRNVPSDCTVVGVPGRIVFRAGERVDPLDHGRLPDSEAQVIRALLDRIENLEQQMQSLQKPNPALQKSSELSPQDSMPEDSTRVPVTASCRIDSKVIEQFLDGSGI from the coding sequence GTGATTAAAACGCTGAGTGCCGATTTTCGCATCATCTTCGATCGTGACCCTGCGGCGCGGAACTGGCTGGAGGTCTTGTTCTGCTATCCCGGTTTACAGGCACTCATGTTCTATCGCTTTGCTCATGTCCTAAACCAGCTCAAAGTGCCGTTTATTCCACGATTGATTTCTCATATTGCTCGCTTTTTGACCGGGATTGAAATCCACCCTGGCGCGCAAATTGGGCACGGCGTCTTCATCGATCATGGGATGGGTGTTGTGATTGGTGAAACGGCAATTATCGGTGATTATGCCCTGATCTACCAGGGTGTAACGCTGGGCGGTACTGGAAAAGAGAGCGGCAAGCGTCACCCAACATTGGGCGAAAATGTTGTTGTTGGGGCAGGGGCAAAGGTTTTAGGCAATATCGAAATTGGTAACAATGTGCGGATTGGAGCGGGATCTGTCGTTTTGCGGAATGTCCCCTCAGATTGCACTGTTGTTGGAGTTCCCGGTCGAATTGTCTTTCGCGCTGGAGAACGGGTTGACCCTCTCGATCACGGACGCCTGCCCGACTCCGAAGCTCAGGTAATTCGCGCATTGCTCGATCGCATCGAAAATTTGGAGCAGCAGATGCAAAGCCTCCAGAAACCAAATCCCGCTTTGCAAAAGTCAAGCGAACTTTCACCTCAAGACTCAATGCCTGAGGATTCAACAAGGGTTCCAGTGACAGCAAGCTGCCGGATTGATTCCAAGGTGATTGAACAGTTTTTGGATGGGTCTGGGATCTAG
- a CDS encoding resolvase — MNTLMFAIRVFLSPLSASYYCICMDLDSPTPQGLMTVESVQKALNRSRASVYRYANTNPSELNPGYDFRKLNPELRVNKDDPLLFHPNEVARFAQDVLGIKQVTIEVQQPTESVTQELLKTILVELQGIHRLLKDRSP, encoded by the coding sequence ATGAATACCCTGATGTTTGCCATCCGGGTTTTTCTGTCTCCTCTGTCAGCTTCTTACTACTGCATCTGCATGGATCTCGACTCCCCAACACCCCAAGGACTCATGACCGTGGAGTCCGTCCAAAAAGCGCTGAATCGATCGCGTGCTTCAGTCTATCGCTACGCCAACACCAACCCCTCAGAACTGAATCCTGGCTACGACTTCCGCAAACTCAACCCAGAGTTGCGCGTCAACAAAGATGATCCCCTGCTGTTTCACCCCAATGAAGTAGCACGGTTTGCTCAGGATGTGCTAGGGATTAAACAAGTGACAATCGAAGTTCAGCAACCGACTGAAAGCGTGACTCAAGAGTTACTCAAAACTATCCTGGTTGAGCTACAAGGAATCCATCGACTGCTCAAAGATCGATCGCCCTGA